The Helianthus annuus chloroplast, complete genome genome contains the following window.
CCTAGAAATCGATCACTGATCCAATTTGAGTACCTCTACAGGATAGACCTCAACAGAAAACTGAAGAGTAACGGCAGCAAGTGATTGAGTTCAGTAGTTCCTCATATAAAATTATTGACTCTAGAGATATAGTAATATGGAGAAGACAAAATTGTTTCAAGCACCGACAGAACCGGAAGCGCCCCTTCTTTCAAAGAGAAGAGGACGGATTATTCACATTTCATTTGATGGTCAGAGGCGAATTGAAAGCTAAGCAGTGGTAATTCTAAAGATTCCCGGGGGGAAAAATAGAGATGTCTCCTACGTTACCCATAATATGTGGAAGTATCAACGTAATTTCATAGAGTCATTCGGTCTGAATGCTACATGAAGAACATAAGCCAGATGATGGAACGGGAAAACCTAGGATGTAGAAGATCATAACATGAGTGATTCGGCAGATTTTGATTCCTATATATCCACCCATGTGGTACTTCATTATACCATATAGATAAGATCCATCTGTATAGATATCACCATCTACATCCAGAAAGCCGTATGCTTTGGAAGAAGCTTGTACAGTTTGGGAAGGGGTTTTGATTGATAAAAAAGAAGAATCTACTTCAACCGATATGCCCTTAGGCACGGCCATACATAACATAGAAATCACACTTGGAAAGGGTGGACAATTAGCTAGAGCAGCGGGTGCTGTAGCGAAACTGATTGCAAAAGAAGGGAAATCGGCCACATTAAAATTACCTTCTGGGGAGGTCCGTTTGATATCCAAAAACTGCTCAGCAACAGTCGGACAAGTGGGGAATGTTGGGGTGAACCAGAAAAATTTGGGTAGGGCCGGATCTAAGCGTTGGCTAGGTAAGCGCCCTGTAGTAAGGGGAGTAGTTATGAACCCTGTAGACCATCCACATGGGGGTGGTGAAGGGAGGGCCCCAATTGGTAGAAAAAAACCCACAACCCCTTGGGGTTATCCTGCACTTGGAAAAAGAAGTAGAAAAAGGAATAAATATAGTGATAATTTGATTCTTCGTCGCCGTAGTAAATAGGAGAGAAAATAGAATTTCTTTCTTCGTCTTTACAAAAAAAATAGGAGGAAGCTGTGACACGTTCACTCAAAAAAAATCCTTTTGTAGCGAATCATTTATTAAAAAAAATAAATAAGCTTA
Protein-coding sequences here:
- the rpl2 gene encoding ribosomal protein L2; translated protein: MAINLYKTSTPSTRNGTVDSQVKSNPRNNLIYGQHHCGKGRNARGIITAGHRGGGHKRLYRKIDFRRNEKDIYGRIVTIEYDPNRNAYICLIHYRDGEKRYILHPRGAIIGDTIVSGTEVPIKMGNALPLTDMPLGTAIHNIEITLGKGGQLARAAGAVAKLIAKEGKSATLKLPSGEVRLISKNCSATVGQVGNVGVNQKNLGRAGSKRWLGKRPVVRGVVMNPVDHPHGGGEGRAPIGRKKPTTPWGYPALGKRSRKRNKYSDNLILRRRSK